The DNA region CCCAGGTGGCGAGCCGCATCGATTTCGGTCCGGAGGACAAGCTGCTGAGCGTGCTGCCGGTGTTCCACTCGCTGGGGCTCACGGCGGGCATGATCCTGCCGCTGGTGGCGGGCGTGAAGCTGCACTTCTACCCCTCGCCGCTGCACTACAAGCAGGTGCCCGAGCAGCTCGCCTCGACCCGCGCCACCATCTTCTTCGCCACCGACACCTTCCTCGCCGGCTATGCCCGCAACGCCGCGCCCGACGCCTTCCGCACGGTGCGGCTGATCGTCTCCGGCGCCGAGCCGGTGCGCATGGACACCCGCCGCACCTATCGCGAGCGTTTCGGCCTGCAGCTTCTCGAAGGCTTCGGCATGACCGAGATGGCGCCGGTGGTGGCGGTGAACACGCCGATGTTCAACCGCGACGGCACGGTGGGGCCGCTGGTGCCCTGCATCGAGACCCGGCTGGAGCCGGTGCCGGGGCTGGAGGGCGGCGGCCAATTGTGGCTGCGGGGGCCGAACATGATGCTCGGCTACCTCAATGCCGACCGGCCCGGCCAGATCCAGCCGCCGCCCGGCGGCTGGCATGATTCCGGCGACGTGGTGGACATCGACGCCGACGGCTACGTCACCATTCGCGGCCGGGTGAAGCGCTTCGCCAAGATCGCCGGCGAGATGATCTCGCTCACCGCGGTGGAGGCGATGATCTGCGAATTGTGGCCCGAGGACAGCCACGCCGTGGTGTCGGTGCCCGACCCGCGGCGCGGCGAGCGCGTCGTGCTGCTGACCACCCGCGTCGCCGCCCAGCGCGGCGACGTCGCGGCGTTCGGCCGCAGCAAGGGCGTGAGCGAGCTGATGGTGCCGAGCGAGGTGATCATCATCGATCAGGTGCCGCTGCTGGGCTCCGGCAAGACCGACCACGTCGCCGCCCGCCGGCTCGCCTGCGACCGCATGTCGGCGTGAGGTCCGGGCCGCTATTGTGGCAGGCCGGAATGCGCGCGGGGGACCGTTTTCACAAGCCTGTCGCCCCGGACCGAGCGCAGCGAGGCGCCGGGGCCGCCATCCGGAAGGGGGCCTTTCCGGCAGACGATCCCGGCTCGGCGCTCCGCGCCGTCCGGGCTGACACCCCGCGGAACGGGACGACCCCGGGTCGTGCGCGCTTGCCCGGCACGCCGGCACAGCCTGCGACCCGAGGTCGGTTGACGGCCCTCCCCGTCCCCGCCTAAGCCTCCGCCATGGCCAGCGAGAAGGAACGCGTCACCACCGTGTCGATGGTTGCGAGCGGCGCGCTCGCGGCCGCGAAGTTCGGCGTCGGCGTCGCCATCGGCAGTCTGGCGCTGATCAGCGACGCGCTGCACAGCCTGATCGACCTCGGCGCCACCATCGTCACCTGGGTCGCGGTGCGCCTCGCCGACCGGCCGCCCGATGCCAAGCACCAATACGGCCACGGCAAGATCGAGAGCCTCGCGGCGCTGATCCAGACCGCGCTGCTGCTGCTGGTGGCCGGCGGCGTGCTGGTCGAGGCGGTCACGCGGCTGCGCGGCGAGACCGAGCCGATGGCGTTCACGGTGATCCCGTTCATCGTGCTCGGCATCGAGATGGCGGTGAATGGCTGGCGGGCGCTGGAGTTGCGGCGGGTGGCGATCAAGACCAAGAGCCAAGCGCTGGCCGGCGACGCCATGCACTTCGCCTCCGACTTCTTCGGCTCGATCCCGGTGCTGATCGGCATCGCGCTGTCGTTCGCGGGCTATGGCTGGGGCGACTCGGTGGCGGCGATCGCGGTGGCGATCCTGATCTCGATCCTGGCGGTCCGGCTCGGCCGGCACACCATCGACACGCTGCTGGACACCGCGCCGGCCGGCGCCGCCGAGCGCGTCACCGCGGCGCTGCACGACGTCGAGGGCGTGGTCGGGGTCGACCGGGTGCGCACGCGGCAGGTCGGGCCGCAGCATTTCGTCGAGGCCACGGTGCAGGTGCCGCGGACCCATTCGCTGGAGCGCATCGCCGACACCAAGACGGCGATCCGGGCGGCCATCGCCGGGCTGCTCGACAATGCCGATGTCACCGTCACCACCGTGGCGGTGGCGCTCGACGACGAATCGATGCTGGAGCGCATCCAGGTGATCGCCGCCCATCGCGGCCTCGCGATCCACCACGTCACCGTGCACCATCTGCCCGAGCGGCTGGCGGTGGCGCTCGACCTGGAGGTGGACGGGGCGATGAGCCTCGGCCGCGCCCATCAGGTCGCCACCGAGCTCGAACAGGCGATCCGCGACGAGCTCGGCGCCAAGGTCGAGGTCGAAACCCACATCGAGCCGCTGCAGACCCAGGGCCTCGCCGGGCAGGAGGCCGACAGCCGCACCGTCGCCGAGCTGCTGCGCACGCTGATCGAGGGCGATCCGCTGCTGTCGGACGTTCACAATGTGCGGCTGCGTCGCACCCGCGACGGGCTGGTGGTGAATTTCCACTGCCGCGCCGACGAGGCGGCGGCGGTCGCCCAGGTGCACGCGGCGGTCGACGCGCTGGAGCGGCGGCTCAAGACCGCGATGCCGGAGGTGACGCGGGCGATCGGCCACGCCGAGCCGATCCGCCACAAGCCGGCCCCGGCCGAAGACGCGCGATCCGTTATGGAATGAGCACCGCCGCGCCGACCAGCCGCCCCGCGCGCAGATCGTCCAGCGCCGCGTTGGCCCGCTCCAGCGGATAGCGGGTGATGTCGGTCTGAAGCCCCGCGCGCGGCGCCACGTCCAGGAACGAGCGGGCATCGTCGCGGGTGAGGTTGGCGACCGACACCACCTGCCGCTCCTCCCACAACAGGCGGTAGGGGAAGCTCGGAATGTCGCTCATATGGATGCCGCCGCACACCACCCGCCCGCCCTTCCGGACTGCCTTCAGCGCCGCCGGCACCAGGGCGCCGACGGGGGCGAAGATGATGGCGGCATCGAGCAGCTCGGGCGGCAGCTCGTCCGAGCCGCCGGCCCACACCGCGCCGAGCCTTCGGGCGAAGTCCTGCGCGGCGGCATCGCCCGGGCGGGTGAAGGCATAGACCCGCCGGCCCTGCCAGCGGGCGATCTGCGCCAGGATGTGGGCGGCGGCGCCGAAGCCGTAGAGACCGAGGGCAGCGCCCTCTCCGGCCAGCCCTTCCCCGGCCAATCCTTCTCCGGCCATCCGGTAGGCGCGCCAGCCGATCAGCCCGGCGCACAGCCACGGCGCGAGATGGGCGGCATCCCCCTCCTCCGGCAGCGGCACCACGAAGCGGGCATCGGCGACCACGTGCGAGGCATAGCCGCCATCGCGCGTGTAGCCGGTGAAGCGCGGCCGGTCGCACAGGTTCTCGCGGCCGGCGGCGCAATAGGGGCAGGTGCCGCAGGTGAAGCCCAGCCAGGGCACGCCGACGCGGGCGCCCGGCGCCGGCGCGGCGACGCCCGCGCCCAAAGCCGCGACGCGCCCCACCACCTCGTGGCCCGGCACCAGCGGCAGGGCCGGGTCCGGCAGCTCGCCATCGACGACGTGCAGATCGGTGCGGCAGACGCCGCAGGCCTCGACCGCGACCAGCGCCTCGCCCGGCCCCGGCTGCGGGGTCGGGCGCTCGCGCAGCCTCAGAGGGCTGCCCGGCCGCTCCAGCACCATCGCGCGCATCTCAACCTTCACCTTGCCGGCCGTCGCCGTGCCGCCGGCGCTCACCCTGCGTCTTTCTAACGCGGGCCGAACAGTCTACATCCAATGTTCCCAATCCCGAGAGCACCGATGCGCACCGAGGCTGCCCGCCCCGTCCGTCTGACGGACTACCGCCCCCCCGACTGGCTGGTCGACACGGTCGACCTCGACGTGAGGCTGCACCCGACCGAAACCCTGGTGACGGCGAAGCTGGCGCTGCGCCCCAATCCGGCCGGGCGGCCGGACGCGCCGATCGTGCTCGACGGCGACGGGCTGGCGCTGACCTCGATCGCGCTCGACGACTGGCCGCTGCGCCCCACCGCCTTCGAGGTCACCGCCAGCACGCTGACCATTCCGGTACCGCCGCCGCGGCCGCTGGTGCTGACGCTGGCCACCCGCATCGACCCGTCCGCCAACACCCAGCTGATGGGGCTCTACCGCTCGCGCGGCACCTACTGCACCCAGTGCGAGGCCGAGGGCTTCCGCCGCATCACCTATTTCCCCGACCGGCCGGACGTGCTGGCGGTCTACACCACCCGCATCGAGGCCGAGCGCGCCGAGGCGCCGGTGCTGCTCGCCAACGGCAATCTGGTCGAGGCCGGCGACATCGCCGGCACCAGCCGCCACTACGCGGTGTGGCACGACCCCTTCCCCAAGCCCTGCTACCTGTTCGCGCTGGTCGGCGGCAATCTCGCGGCGGTGCGGGACCGCTTCGTCACCGCCTCGGGCCGCACGGTCGATCTCGCCATCCATGTCGAGCCCGGCAATGAGGGCCGCTGCGGCTACGCCATGGATGCGCTGAAGCGCGCCATGCGCTGGGACGAGACCGCGTTCGGCCGCGAATACGACCTCGACCTTTTCAATATCGTCGCGGTGTCGGACTTCAACATGGGGGCGATGGAGAACAAGGGCCTCAACATCTTCAACGACAAATACGTTCTCGCCTCGCCCGATACCGCCACCGACACCGACTATGCCAATATCGAGGCGATCATCGCCCACGAATACTTCCACAACTGGACCGGCAACCGCATCACCTGCCGCGACTGGTTCCAATTGTGCCTGAAGGAAGGGCTCACCGTCTTCCGCGACCAGGAGTTCTCGTCCGACCAGCGCTCGCGGCCGGTAAAACGCATCGCCGACGTGCGGCTGTTGAAGAGCCACCAGTTCGCCGAGGACGGCGGGCCGCTGGCGCACCCGGTCCGCCCGGAAATCTACAACGAGATCAACAATTTCTACACGGCGACCGTCTATGAGAAGGGCGCCGAGGTCATCCGCATGCTGAAAACCCTGCTGGGGGCGGAGACCTTCCGAGCCGGCATGGACCTCTATTTCGCCCGGCATGACGGCCACGCCGCGACGGTGGAGGATTTCCTCGCCTGCTTCGCCGAGGTGTCGGGGCGGGATCTGGCGCCGTTCGCGCTGTGGTACGCCCAGGCCGGCACGCCCGAGGTCACGGTTACCGGCAGTTACGACAGCCGCGAGCGCAGCTACCGGCTGGAGGTGGCGCAGATCGTGCCGGCGACGCCCGGCCAGCCGGCCAAGCAGCCGGCGACCATCCCGCTCAAGCTCGGCCTCGTCGGACCGGACGGCGCCGACCTGCCGCTGGCGCTCGACGGCGGCGGCCGGCACGACGGGGTGATCGAGATCGACCGCGCCCATCAGGTGTTCGTGTTCCGCGACCTGCCGGCGCGGCCGGTGCCCTCGCTCAATCGCGGCTTCTCGGCGCCGATCAAGCTCACCGCCAATCTGACCGAGGACGACCTCTTGTTCCTCGTGCGCCACGATTGCGACCCGTTCAACCGCTGGCAATCGGCGCAGACGCTGGCGATGCGCCATCTGCTCGCCGCGGCCGCCGCCCGGCGCGACCAGCGCCAGCCCGACTCCGCTGCGGCGCTGATCGCCGCGCTCGGCCCGGCGCTCGATGATGCCGGGCGCGACCCGGCCTTCGCGGCGCAGGTGCTGACCATGCCTTCGGAGGCCGACATCGCGCGCGAGATCGGCAGCGACGTCGATCCCGACCTCGTGTTCGCGGTGCGCAGCGAATTGCGGGCGGCGCTGGCGCGGGCGCTGTCGGCGCGGCTGCTCGCCTCGCTCGGCGACGCCGATGGCCGCCCCTACACGCCCGACGCCGAAGGCGCCGGCCGGCGGGCGCTGCGCAATGCCTGCCTCGATCTCCTGGCGGCGGCCGGCGAAGCCGCGGCGTTCGAGGCCGCGCTCGCCCAGTTCGAGACCGCCGACAACATGACCGACCGGTTCGCGGCGCTGTCGGTGCTGACGCTGAACGGCGCCCCGGCGCGCGAGACGGCGCTCGCCCGCTTCTACGAGCGCTATGCGAGCGACCATCTGGTGGTCGACAAGTGGTTCGCGCTGCAGGCCTGCATTCCCGAGGCCGGCACACTCGATCGGGTGCGGGCGCTGATGGTGCACCCCGCCTTCTCCACCGCCAATCCCAACCGCGTGCGCTCGCTGATCGGCTCGTTCGCCACCGCCAACCAGACCCAGTTCAACCGGCCCGACGGCGCCGGCTTCGAGCTGGTGGCGGGGCTGGTGCTGGAGCTCGATCCCAGGAACCCGCAGGTCGCGGCGCGGCTGCTCGCGGCCTTCAAGAGCTGGCGGGCGCTGGAGCCGGTACGGCGCGCCGCCGCCGAGGCCGTGCTGCGGCGGATCGCGGCGACGGAGGCGCTGTCGTCGGACGTGCGCGATATTGTCGAGCGCTCGCTGGGTTGAAGCCCTATTCGGTCTCTGCCTGATCGGCTCGAACGGGCCGCCGGCCGCGCGCCGCTTCTGCCCTCTCCCACCCGGGCCGCGCTTGCGCGCGCCCGGGCGGGCGCAGGCTCTTGTGGGAGAAGGTGGCGCGACCGAACGTCAGCGAGGTCGTGCCGGGTGAGCGGTGCCAACGGCTTACGCTTGAAGACTCACCCCTCACCCGCCTCGCGATCTGGCGATCGCTCGCCACCCTCTCCCACAAGGGGCTACGGCATTCACGGATCTGATTCTGTGCTGAGCCATCAATGGCTTAATGGACAGGCTGCGGATGTCTCATCGAGAACGCGGTGGATCGGCAGTTACCGGGGACCGCAGGATTGAACTCGTCATGCCCGCGCTTGTCGCGGGCATCCACGTCTTGAAAACCTATTTGAAAACAAAGACGTGGATGGCCGGGACAAGCCCGGCCATGACGACGGCGGGCTTGTGCCAGACGCCGCAGGCGCAAGTCACGCCGAAAGAGATCGCGTTTCGGCTCGATCTCTCTCGGCCCAGGCGATTCAGATCCGTGAATGCCGTAGCCCACAAGGGGAGAGGGAAAAAGAGGCCCGGCCGATCCGCCGAAAACCGTCGCGAATGCCTCAAGTTTCACGGCTTTGCCGGCCCTGCCGGGGCGCAGTGTTGCGCAATTTCATCGCTCGCGCACGCGTCGAGTCACAACCGCCCACTGCACGCGTAAGTGCTGGACAAGGTACCCCCGATTCGATTCCAATCCACAGTGATTCGGAGAGATGCGGCAGTCCCTCCAGCCTATTTCCATCGACTATTTTCATCGGAGGCAGGGCGATGGCTCGCACCCGGGCAGCCAACGCGTCCGTGTGTCATCCGCATGTTCGCGGCATTGCGCAGTCGCTCGCCTGCCCTGCGTACCGGCGCAGGCTGAAGCTTGAGCCTGTGCTGCGCCGCGCAGTTCCCGTCCTCATCCTGCTGTTCCTGGTGACGATCGGCATCGGTGCGCTGGTGCAGATCAATGATGGCCGTTTCCGGGCGGTCGCGGTCGCCAAGAACGACATCGAGATGATCGCCCACGCCGTCACCGATGATCTGCTCGCGGCCGCATCCAGCGCCAGCGCCGCGCTGATGATGTCGCTGCCGAAGACCGCAAGCGGCCGCACCGTGCTGGTCGCCGACCGCACCGGCCGCATCGTCGGCGCCTGGCCCGATCCGCGTCTCGCCAAGGGCCATGCGCTCGCCGACGTGCTCGGCACCGGTCAGCCGCTCACCGCCTTCGCCGAGCAGGCCGGCGTGCTGCAGGTGGTGCTGGCCGACGGCACCGAGGCGCTGGCCATGGTGCGCTCGCTCAAGGGCCATTACGGGCAGGTGGCGGTGATCCAGGGCGTCGATGCCGCGCTGGACGAATGGCGCTCGGACGCGGCGCTGCTGGTCACGCTGTTCTCGACCACCGGCGGCATTCTGCTGATCCTCGGCTTCGCCTTCCACTGGCAGTCGCTGCGCGCGCACGAGGCCGACGCCATCTACGAGACCGTGCGCCAGCGCGTCGACACCGCGCTCAATCGCGGCCGCTGCGGGCTGTGGGACTGGGATCTGGCGCGCGGGCGGATCTTCTGGTCGGACTCGATGTTCCAGCTTCTCGGGCTCGCGCCGCGCGGCGAGATGCTGTCGTTCGGCGAGATCGCCGGGCTGGTGCATGCCGAGGACGGCGACCTCTACGAGCTTGCCACCCAGCTCGTCGGCTCCGAGGACGGCGCCATCGACCGGGTGTTCCGCATGCGCCACGTCTGCGGCGAGTGGCTGTGGCTGCGCTTCCGCTGCGAGGTGGTGCGCGACGAGGGCGAGGCCGAGCCGCGCCTCGTCGGCATCGCCGTCGACATCAGCGAGCAGAAGCGGCTCGTCGACGCCACCGAAACGGCGGATGCGCGCCTGCGCGACGCCATCGAGGCGATCTCCGCCGCCTTCGCGCTGTGGGACGCCGACAAGCGGCTGGTGCTGTGCAATTCGCAATATCAGAAGCTGCACGGCCTGCCGAACAGCCACGTGCAGCCCGGCACCGAGCTGCAGCAGGTCACCGCCGCCAGCCGCTACGCCATCATCCGCACCCACATCCACGACCATGGCGGCGACGAGGCCGGCTGCCGCACCTTCGAGGCGGAGCTCGAGGACGGCCGCTGGTTCCAGATCGCCGAGCGCGTCACCAAGGACGGCGGCTTCGTGTCGGTCGGCACCGATATCACCGCCCGCAAGCGGCACGAGGACCGGCTGCTCGACAGCGAGCGGCGGCTGATGGCGACGGTGGCGGACCTGCGCAAGTCGCAGCAGACGCTCGAAACCCAGACCCAGCAGCTCGCCGACCTCGCCGGCAAGTACGCCCGCGAGAAGACCCGCGCCGAGGAAGCCAACCGCGCCAAGTCCGAATTCCTGGCCAATATGAGCCACGAGCTGCGCACGCCGCTCAACGCCATCATCGGCTTCTCCGAGATCATGGAGAACGGCATGTTCGGCGCGCTCGACCCCAAATACAACGAGTACTGCCAGGACATCCGGCTGAGCGGCCAACACCTGCTCAATGTCATCAACGACATTCTCGACATGTCGAAGATCGAGGCTGGGCGCATGCTGGTCCATCCCGAGCCGGTGCGGCTCGACGCGGTGGTGGCGGAGACGCTGCGCGCGGTCTCGGAGCCGGCGATCGACAAGAGGCTGGCGGTCGCCGCCCGCATCGATCCCGGCACGGTGCTGCACGCCGACCGCCGGGCGGTGAAGCAGATCATGCTCAACCTGATGTCCAACGCCGTGAAGTTCACGCCCGAAGGCGGCGCGGTCACCGTGCGGGCGCGCGCCTGGGGCGGCACCGCGCTGGTGGTGATCGAGGATACCGGCATCGGCATCCCCAAGGCCGCCATGGCCCGGCTCGGCCGCCCGTTCGAGCAGGTGCAGAGCCAGTTCACCAAGAGCCACAAGGGCTCCGGCCTCGGCCTCGCGATCGCCATGTCGCTGGTCGAGCTGCACCGCGGCGCGGTCAAGATCCGCTCGACCGAGGGCCGCGGCACCAAGGTGATGCTGCGCCTGCCGCTCCACCCCGCGCAGCGCGCGGCGGCGTAACCGGGTCGGTTCGCCGTCGTCCCGGGCAAGGGCCGCAGGCCCGCGACCCGGGACCGTTTGCAGGAAGGGCCTTTATCCGGCGGACGATCCCGGGTCTCGCTTCGCTTGCCCGGGATGACGAAACACGAAAAGCGACAGCCGGGATGACGCGGGGGGAGAGTCGTAGAATTGCAGGGCGGAATAGCGCAGCGTATTCCGCCGACCTCAGCCGACGCACAAATGGCTGAATACGCTGCGCTATTCCGCCCTACCAGGTTCAGGTCGTCCTGACGCGGAGCCCGCCCGCGCCCCCTCACGCCGGGGTGACGCCGAGGATGCGGTCGAAGGCGGCGCGCACGCGCGCCTGCGTCTCGCGCAGGTGCGCCTCCAGCGTCGGGAAATCGGGCACGTCGCCGGCCCGCGCCAACAGCGTCAGCAGGTTCGGCCCGGCGGCGGCGGGGTCGAACGGCGCGGCGAGGCACAGCCGCAAAACCTGCGTGAGGTTCTGGTAGAGACGCGCCGCGTCGCGCAGCGTCTCGGCATCGGCGGCCGGGATCAAATTGTGGCGGGCCGCCGCATCGAGCACCCGGCCGGTGTTGGTGTCGAACAGCTCCGGCAGCTCGGCGCCGTGCACGAGCTGCAGATACTGGGCGATGAATTCGAGATCGACCAGCCCGCCGGCGGCGTGCTTGAGATCCCACGGATCGTTCTCGCCCTTCTCCTCGGCGATGGCGCGGCGCATCTCCACCACGTCGCCGGCGGTGGCGACCGGCTCGCGCGGCCGCGCCAGCACATCGCGGATGGAGGCCTCGACGCGGGCGGCGAAATCGGCCGGACCCGAGATCACCCGCGCCCGCGTCAGCGCCATGTGCTCCCAGGTCCAGGCCTCGGTGAGCTGATAGCTGCGGAAGCTCTCCAGCGAGGCGGCGAGCGGCCCCGAGCGGCCGGAGGGGCGCAGCCGCATGTCGACGTCATAGAGGCTGCCGACATTGGTCTGCACAGTGAGGGCGTTGATCAGCCGCTGGGTGAAGCGGGCGAAATACTGCGCGCCATAGAGCGGACGGGCGCCGTCGGACTCCGGCTGCTCGGGATCGAACTCGTAGAGCACGATGAGATCGAGATCGGAGCTTGCGGTCATCTCGCGGCCGCCGAGCTTGCCGAGCGCCAGCACCGCCGTCGACATGCCGGGCACGCGCCCGTGCAGCGCGGCGAAGCGCTCCAGCACATGGGCGTGCAGGAAGCGCACCAGCGCCACCGCGAGGCGGGCATAGGCCTCGCCGGCCTGCGTCGCGGTGAGCGTGCCCGACAGCACGCGCACGGCGATCAGCACCTTCTGCTCCTGGCCGAGCAGGCGGATGCGGTCGAGGAAATCCTCGTCGCTCACCGCGTCGGCCAGCGTGTCGGCGAAGCGCTTCTCCTGGGTGGCGCGGTCGGGCAGCGGGCCGAAGAAGGCGGGGTCGAGCAGCGCATCGAGCACCTGCGGCCGGCGCGCCAGCATGTCGGCGACGCGCGGCGCGGTGCCCATCACCGAGGCCAGAAGCTGCACCAGATCGGGATTGCGCCGCAGCAGCGTGAACAGGCGCAGCGTGCCGGTCAGCGCCGAGACGAAGCGGTCGAAGGTGGCGAGCGCGACATCCGCATTGCCGCTCTTGGCGAAGCCGTCGAGCAGCGCCGGCACCAGCTCGGCGAGCAGCGCGCGCGGCGGCTCGCTGCGCAACGCCCGCGGCCGGCCGGCCAGCCATTCGCGCACGATGAAGCTCGCCGCCAGCGGATCCTTGAAGCCGAGGCCCTTGAGCGTATCGAGGGTCTCCTTGTCGTCGCGATCTTCGGGGAAGCGGAAGGCGCCCTCGACCTGGGCGGCCGGCGGCGCATCCTCGAACAGGCCGGCATAATGGCGCTGCACCACGCGCAGATGCGGCAGGATGGCCTCGGCGAAGGCGTCGCGCCCGTCATAGCCGAAGAAGCGGGCGAAGGCGTCGAGCGCGGCCTTCTCCTCCGGCAGCGACTGCGTCTGCTCGTCGGCGACCATCTGCAGCCGGTGCTCGACCGCGCGCAGGAAGACGTAGGCGTCGGCCAGCTCGTCGCGCGCCTCGGCGGCGATCCAGCCGCCCGCGGCCAGCGCATCCAGCGCCGGCAGGGTCTGGCGCAGCCGCAGGTGCGCGTTGCGGCCGCCGACGATGAGCTGCTGGGTCTGGGCGAAGAACTCGATCTCGCGGATGCCGCCGCGGCCGAGCTTGACGTTGTGGCCCTCCACCGCGATCTCGTCATGGCCGCGATAGGCGTGGATCTGCCGCTTCATCGAATGGACGTCGGCGATCGCCGCGTAATCGAGGAAGCGCCGCCAGACGAAGGGCGCGAGCTCCTCCAGGAAGGCCGCGCCCACCGCGAGGTCGCCGGCACAGGGGCGCGCCTTGATGTAGGCCGAGCGCTCCCAGGTCTGGCCCTCGCGCTCGTAGTAATTGAGGCCGGAATCGGTGGCGATGGCGATCTGGGTGGAGGCGGGGTCGGGGCGCAGGCGCAGATCGACGCGGAACACGTAGCCGTCGGCGGTGCGCTCCTGCAGCAGCTTGACCAGCCCGCGGGTGACGCGCACGAACAGCGGCCCGGCCTCGGCGCCGCGGCCGAGCGGCGCGCGGTCGCGATCGTAGAACACCACGAGGTCGATGTCCGACGAGTAGTTCAGCTCGCCGGCCCCCATCTTGCCCATCGCCAGCACGGCATAGCCGGAGCCGACCTCGGGTGCGGCGGGATCGGGCGGCACCAGCTTGCCCTCGGCCGCGGCGGCGGCCAAGAGCCGGCGCACCGCCGCCTGCACGGCGGCGTCGGCGATGTCGGTCAGCGCGCCGGTGACGTGGGCGAGGTCCCACACCCCGCCGATGTCGGCGAGCGCGATCAGGAGCGCCGCCTCCTGCTTCATCAGCCGCAGCGCGCGCATCGCCCCGGCATCGTCGGCCGCCGCCGCCACCGCGGCGCGGGTCTCGGCGATCAGAGCGGGCAGCCGCTCCTCCGGCGTGCCGGTCAGCAGCCGGACGAGGCGGGGCGGATCGTTCAGCGCCAACTCGAACAGGAAGGGCGAGCCGCCGGCAAGGCCGGCGAGCAGCGGGCGAACCAGCGGGGTCGCCCCGGCCAGTGCGGCGAGGTCGCCGTGCTGCAGGAGGTCGTCCAGGCGCCGCTCCGCCTGGGCTGGATCGGCCACCTGAGGTACGGTGGTCAGGCGGGCGGCAAGCGCCGACGCCGCAAGCGCCGGTCCGGCGGCGGTTGATCTGGGAGCAGCAGGGCGAGTCATGCCGCCTGTGTAGCACCCCGCGGCAGCAGGATCACCACCCTCAGGCCCGGGGAATTGTCGGCAAGGGCCAGGATACCGCCATGCAGGCGGGCCACCGCCGCCGCCAGCGACAGGCCGAGCCCGGAGCCCGGCCGCGAGCGCGAGGATTCCAGGCGCACGAATCGCTCGACCGCCCGTTCGCGGTCGTCGGCGTCGATGCCGCGGCCGCGGTCGGAGACCGTCAGCTCGACAATGTCGCCATCGTTGCGGACGGCGATGGTGATCTCGCGCTCGCCGCCCTCCCCCGCCTCCGGCAGGCCGTATTTGAGGGCGTTGTCGATCAGATTGGCCAGCGCCTGACCGATCAGCTCGCGATTGCCGCTGAGCGGCACCGGCTCGGGCGCATCGACGATCAGGGTCGCCGCCTTCTCCTCGGCCACCGGCTCGTAGAGCTCGCCGACGGTCTGGGCGACCTCGGCGGCGTCGAGCTCGGTCATCTCGGCATCGACGCGGCCGGCCTCGGCGCGGGCGATCATCAGCAGCGCGTTGAAGGTGGCGATCAGGCCGTCGGCCTCGGTGATGGTGTCCTCCAGCGCCGCCCGCCAGTCGTCCTCGGTCTCGGCGGTGCGCAGCGCCTCCTCGGCGCGGTTGCGCAGCCGGGTCAGCGGCGTCTTGAGATCGTGGGCGATGTTGTCGGACACTTCCTTCAGCCCGCGCATCAGGCCCTCGATGCGCTCGAGCATGGCATTGAGCGAAGAGCCCAGCCGGTCGAACTCGTCGCCGGTGCCGGCGACCGGCAGGCGTTCGCTGAGATTGCCGGCCATGATCGCCTTGGCCGAGGCGCCGATGGCATCGACGCGCCGCAGCACGCGGGTGGTGACGAAGGCGCCGCCGGTGATGCCCAGGATCATCACCACCGCCAGCGCCCAGCGCATCGGCCGCGCCAGCACGGCATGCACCCGCTCGCGCTCCTCGAGGTCGCGGCCAATGACGAGGCGGAAGCCGCCGGGCAGCACGAAGGCGCGGGCCATGGCGCGCATCTCGCGGCCGTCGGCCTCCTCCATGCGGCGGTAGCGGATCTCCGCCCAGTCTTCGGCCGACAGGTGGCTGCCGGGCAGCTCGGCGATGTTGCCGGCCAGCGTCTCGCCCTGGAAG from Blastochloris tepida includes:
- a CDS encoding PAS domain-containing sensor histidine kinase, which produces MARTRAANASVCHPHVRGIAQSLACPAYRRRLKLEPVLRRAVPVLILLFLVTIGIGALVQINDGRFRAVAVAKNDIEMIAHAVTDDLLAAASSASAALMMSLPKTASGRTVLVADRTGRIVGAWPDPRLAKGHALADVLGTGQPLTAFAEQAGVLQVVLADGTEALAMVRSLKGHYGQVAVIQGVDAALDEWRSDAALLVTLFSTTGGILLILGFAFHWQSLRAHEADAIYETVRQRVDTALNRGRCGLWDWDLARGRIFWSDSMFQLLGLAPRGEMLSFGEIAGLVHAEDGDLYELATQLVGSEDGAIDRVFRMRHVCGEWLWLRFRCEVVRDEGEAEPRLVGIAVDISEQKRLVDATETADARLRDAIEAISAAFALWDADKRLVLCNSQYQKLHGLPNSHVQPGTELQQVTAASRYAIIRTHIHDHGGDEAGCRTFEAELEDGRWFQIAERVTKDGGFVSVGTDITARKRHEDRLLDSERRLMATVADLRKSQQTLETQTQQLADLAGKYAREKTRAEEANRAKSEFLANMSHELRTPLNAIIGFSEIMENGMFGALDPKYNEYCQDIRLSGQHLLNVINDILDMSKIEAGRMLVHPEPVRLDAVVAETLRAVSEPAIDKRLAVAARIDPGTVLHADRRAVKQIMLNLMSNAVKFTPEGGAVTVRARAWGGTALVVIEDTGIGIPKAAMARLGRPFEQVQSQFTKSHKGSGLGLAIAMSLVELHRGAVKIRSTEGRGTKVMLRLPLHPAQRAAA
- a CDS encoding bifunctional [glutamine synthetase] adenylyltransferase/[glutamine synthetase]-adenylyl-L-tyrosine phosphorylase codes for the protein MTRPAAPRSTAAGPALAASALAARLTTVPQVADPAQAERRLDDLLQHGDLAALAGATPLVRPLLAGLAGGSPFLFELALNDPPRLVRLLTGTPEERLPALIAETRAAVAAAADDAGAMRALRLMKQEAALLIALADIGGVWDLAHVTGALTDIADAAVQAAVRRLLAAAAAEGKLVPPDPAAPEVGSGYAVLAMGKMGAGELNYSSDIDLVVFYDRDRAPLGRGAEAGPLFVRVTRGLVKLLQERTADGYVFRVDLRLRPDPASTQIAIATDSGLNYYEREGQTWERSAYIKARPCAGDLAVGAAFLEELAPFVWRRFLDYAAIADVHSMKRQIHAYRGHDEIAVEGHNVKLGRGGIREIEFFAQTQQLIVGGRNAHLRLRQTLPALDALAAGGWIAAEARDELADAYVFLRAVEHRLQMVADEQTQSLPEEKAALDAFARFFGYDGRDAFAEAILPHLRVVQRHYAGLFEDAPPAAQVEGAFRFPEDRDDKETLDTLKGLGFKDPLAASFIVREWLAGRPRALRSEPPRALLAELVPALLDGFAKSGNADVALATFDRFVSALTGTLRLFTLLRRNPDLVQLLASVMGTAPRVADMLARRPQVLDALLDPAFFGPLPDRATQEKRFADTLADAVSDEDFLDRIRLLGQEQKVLIAVRVLSGTLTATQAGEAYARLAVALVRFLHAHVLERFAALHGRVPGMSTAVLALGKLGGREMTASSDLDLIVLYEFDPEQPESDGARPLYGAQYFARFTQRLINALTVQTNVGSLYDVDMRLRPSGRSGPLAASLESFRSYQLTEAWTWEHMALTRARVISGPADFAARVEASIRDVLARPREPVATAGDVVEMRRAIAEEKGENDPWDLKHAAGGLVDLEFIAQYLQLVHGAELPELFDTNTGRVLDAAARHNLIPAADAETLRDAARLYQNLTQVLRLCLAAPFDPAAAGPNLLTLLARAGDVPDFPTLEAHLRETQARVRAAFDRILGVTPA